atattattccAAATTATGTTCtttggaagatattttcaaatacagaaaatttttagGATAAAACCATTTAATCACCATTAATTCCATCACTCAGAGAATACCCTTGTAGGATACTtatctgtgcatttttctttttttttaataataaaaagaaaatttatttatttatttatttggctgcgctggtcttagttgcggcacgggggtcttttagttgtggcatgtggaatctttagctgcagcatgcgacctcttagttatggcatgtgggatctagttccctgaccagggctcgaacccgggccccctgcactgggagcacgaagtcttagccactggaccaccaggaagtcccctgtgcatattatttttaatgggacCACGCTTGGCATAATATTTTTTAGCCCGTATTGTAAAGATCTTCTCATGTCAATAAATATCTACATCAattactttcaaaattcttttactCTAGAAACCCTTTCTCCAAAAGATCATTTTCCAAGAGCCCAATAGGTAATCATTCAATAATCAGCAATTATTATTGGGCTTGCCAGGTGCCAGGCATCCCTACCCTCCCAATACCTGTTCTCTTTAAATGCTTCAGGTATTGCACAGTATAGAGGAACCACCTTTGTTGGCTAGTTCCCTATTGAAGGACACTCAGCTTGCTCtccatttttcattgttattatgaACATACATCTCTGTGTACTTTTATCACCTTCTTAAGAGAAATCTCTAGAAGTAGGATATTGGGGTTAGAGACCAACCTTGGGCTTGGGCCTATTCAAGGTTCTGGGAGACGGGAGGAGAGGTAAATGACTTGGTCCCTGTTCTTCAATAACTCAGATTGAGAAAAAGAgattcaggaaaaggaaaaggagattttGATAAATAAGGCCCATTCCTTCCAGCAGTTTCTCTTTAGGAATTCATTCTATGCATATCTGTTGCATCATTTAAAAGCTAATAAATGTTCAGCATTAGGGAATTGAGTAAATATATCAACTAAAAGAAAGCAAGGTATAAAACATTCTGGCAAGTccgaattgagatgtgctgtgtgTGTAAAATGCACATTGGACTTTGAAGGCTTGGTAccaaaaaaaagtatgtaaaacatctcattaacaatttttatattgataacatgttgaaatgataactattttcttttaagCCAATTtacaaatacatctttttttttttttttttattcatttatggctgctttgggtcttcgtttctgtgcgagggctttctccagttgcggcaagtgggggccactcttcatcgcggtgcgtgggcctgtcattattgcggcctcacttgttgcgcagcacaggctccagacgcgcaggctcagtagttgtggctcacgggcctagctgctccgcggcatgtgggatcctcccagcccagggctcgaacccgtgtcccctgcattggcaggcagactctcaaccactgcaccaccagggaagccccgaaatgataacttttaaaataggttaaataaagtattaaagtttctttttctttgttttttcgttttttaaacacccttcctttatttatttattttgtaatttatttatttttggctgtgttgggtcttcattgctgtgcgcaggctttctctagttgcggcgagtgggggctactctttgttgcagtgtgtggacttactgcagtggcttctcttgttgcggagcatgggctctaggcaagcgagcttcagtagttgtgacatgcgggctcagtagttgtggcacgcgggcttagttgctctgcagcatgtgggatcttccccgaccagggctcaaacccgtgtcccctgccttggcagacggattcttaaccactgcgccaccagggaagtcctttttttacttttttaaatgcggttactagaaaattttaaattacatatgtggctcgtATTTGTGCCTCCCATTTTGTTTCTATTAGCTAGGACTGTTTAGACTGACTCCAGAAGAATATGCAACCCATTATAGTAGTgactgcctctggggaggggccctGAAGATTTGGGTAGGGTGGGAGACATACTTTTGTCACGTCcccaccctcctcacccctcTCAGATGGGACTGGGGTCTTTCCATTCCCTTCCTCCACATGTCTCCTGGCCCACCCAACCCCCTACCGCCAGGCCCTCCCTTCTGCCACCCCCACCCACTGCTCCTTGGCCTGAAGGATTGGGGTTGCAGGGGAAGGGACTCAAGGCCGCAGCTCCAGCATTCCTGAGCTGCGACCCGACAAGCCGGAGGGCACCTCTCCCCGGGGGAGATGGGGTGCAAGAGTAGCTTACCACCCACTCGCTTTTGGTTTCAGCCTTCCCACCACGGTCCAGGAAAGATGGCTCACTAGGAGGTGATCAGATAATTAGAAGATGCTCAGTTAAAACTAGTGACAAATTCAGCCTCCCTGATCAAAGAAACACCAATTAAACGTTGGCACCACATTAGCCAAACCGTCAGTGGGCATGAGATAATTCCATAACTGGGTTCTGAGGTTGCTGACACCCTCTTTGGCCCTCACGGCCAAAACTCATGGCTAGACCAACCATTAGAGCATCCTCTGGGGCTGCGGGAGAAAACTGGATCCCTTGGCATCACATCTAATCAGAGGCTACGGAAGCACCCATCAGTTACGTGTCAGCCCCCACCGCGGGTCCACCTCCCACACTGGGGGCTCCCCGTGGGAATTACGCTTTGGGGCCGCTCTGAGCTGCCAGTCGCAGGGTCAGGGAAGCTGCGGGAGTAGAGGAGCCTGGGGTGAATCTCAACTCCACCATCTGCACAACCGTGTGACCTTGAACGAGTTAATGAACTTCTCTACCCCTCATTGTCCCCGTCTGTAAAGTGGAATGGCGAAAACAGACCGCACAGCACAGCTGTATTCTGCAGACTCCGGGAATGGAGGCTCTCAAGATGCCAACCGGTGCTTGTGAGTGATGTTAAACGGCGGGGGCCCCTCTGAGGCTACCCTGGGGGGTTGTTGCATCCTCTGAGGCCCTCTTCGCTGGAGGCTCTCTACACACCCTCTTCGCTGGGGGGTGTGTAGCTCCAAACCACATACTGAGAAGCGGAACTTGGGAAGCCAGGCTCCTCGAACCGTAGCTGGGAGGGAGTGCGAGGGGCGTAAGAGAAACCCTaattcctccaccccacccaaaGCCTGGAACTGGGCGAGGCCCGACTGGTCCAGCCTCCGCGCCTTCCACCACACGGGCTCCGCCCCCGGTCCCGCCTCTCTTCTAACCCGCACCCCCATTGGTGGCGTCCGGCGGCGCGGCCGCTGTTATTTTTCGAATATATAAGGAGGTGGAGGTGGCAGCTTCTGCCAGAGGCTTCCCGGGCTGGTGGCTGGTCCCTGcgtccctcctcccttccccaccctccccgcttccctctcctccctcgcTCCGGCCCCGTTgctattcctccctccctcccccctccaccccgggCCGGCTCCCTACCCCGGCCCGGCCAGCTGTGCCCGGCGTCTGTGGGTCGCCCTTCGCCCAGCCCTCCCGCCCCACCGAGATGGAGCTGCCCCAGCCGGAGCCCGCGGCAGCCTCAACTCTCAGTCCGGCCGGCGTGCGCGGTGGCGCCCAGCGTCCCGGCCACCTCCCAGGCCTCCGGCTGGGGGCTCATGGCCTCCTAGGGTCTCCGAAGCGCGCCGCCGCTTCCTCGCCGGTCACCACCCTCACCCAGACCATGCACGACCTCGCCGGGCTCGGCAGGTAGGGCGCCCCAAGGATGCTGGGTGTGGGGTGAGAGGCCCGCATTAGGGTTTAGTCCCAGGCCTCTTGGGAGCCCTGCCTGGGTGCCAAATGGGGAGGCATCCGGGACAGAGACTGCTTCAGGGGCCCAGGACTAGGGCTGTGCTGTTCACACCCTTCAGGTGACTTGTTCTTGGCCCGCACAAGCCTCTGGAgaccctcttccccacctccaccatgCTGCCTTCCTAATCTCAGCCCAAATCTCCACCATTTTGCCCCAGGCAGGGGATTCTGAGTCTGGAGGGGGAACTTGAGGGTGGCCCTGTTCCCTCCACCCCAGTTCTTTCCTGGGGTTAAGGGGTTAAACTCTGGTCCTGCTCCCCAAGCAAGCCTGCAGCTCCAGCCTGGGTTGTCCTTGGAGCAATAAAGACCAAAGTCTTGGCCATTCCTCCAGAAAGGCTTGTGGATGGGTAGGGGCCTGAAGAGTTTAGGGGAAGGCCCTCCAGGGCTGTCTGCTGCCCCACAATCCCCCAGGATGATCCcagcccacctcctccagcctACCTCCTTGCTCTTGCTCTGAGTTCACCTTCCCCTGCACCCAGAAGAACGTTAAATCAATCAACAAAGAGAAGACACTTAGAGTCTCTGTAGAAGGCCTGAGAAGAGGGTAGGCCCTTGATGCCATCACCTCCCTGGGACAGTTCAGAGGCTGGATGGGCCCTTCAGAGGTGGGTGGCTGGTGGGAACATGGGCCGGCCAGCCCTTGAGCCCCACAtttacctttctccttccctgggtCCCTGCTCCCTTCCCAGCGAGACCCCAAAGAGTCAGGTAGGCAGCCTGCTCACATGCCTATCCCTGTCCCGTCGGGCGTCTGAATCCTCCCTGTCGTCTGAGTCCTCTGAATCTTCTGATGCAGGTGAGGCCCAGGGGTGCCAGGGGAGTTTGGGGGGCTGCCTGAGCCTCCCCACTTCCCTACTGATCAGACTAACATCCTTACCACAACCTGGTGGGCCCAGCAGCCTCTCTCTGCCCACTTCTGGTGGGGCTTACCACGCCCAGCACAGACTGGCTGGGCAAGGCGGGTGTTGGGTGGGGTCCTCTGCGGGAGATGAGATCTTACCTATTTAAAACCAGGCGCCAAAGTCCTGAACCACAGCCCCACCTGGGAGGCATTAGGGCTGAAAGTCTGTCATTTTATAACATTCACTTGCCTTCAGCtttaactttttcctttaaaaagccaTTATCTCTTCTAGAACAGATTATTTTAAACCAGTTCAAGAAAAATGCTTAGCAGAGTTCTGGTTTAAAGCCTACAGGGAGGAGTTTCCATAGTAAACAGGGAGTGGAGCCCTGTGTGATTTGGCAGTGTGTCAGCCCTTGGGGTCCATGGGtgggttttgtttcattttttaatgtgtcaagacctaaaataacaacaggtttttttcccttttctgaataGGGTTGGGACATGGTGGGGGAAAGTGTGCAGGAAATGCCACCACTTTCAAACCAATGCACTCTGTCCCCAGGTCTGTGCATGGACTCTCCCAGCCCTATGGACCCCCAGGTGGTGGAGCAGACGTGAGTAGAGAAGAGGGACCACACTGCCAAGGAGGGGGAACCTGCCCTGGGGAATCTCAGTTCTACCCTAAACTCACTGGGAAGCCTGGGAGAGCAGACAGACCTCTCTGGATCCCCAGTGGGGGCACTAATTGACCTTCCCATGTCCTGGAATTCTGCTCCTTCTCTCAGGGAAGGGTCTGCTCTCATGGGAGCAGCTTAGAGTGGGTTCAGGGCTGGGGTGGTAGGAAAATATGGTCCAACTAattcaaagtttttaatttactttaggCCAAACAAAACAGTTGCTGCAAGCTGGTTTGGCCCTTGGCCATCCTATCAGTAACCTCTGGTTTCAGTGACATTTGACCCTCTGGCCAACCCCTGGACCAGGCCCTTTGTGAGGGGGAGTAGAGAAGTTGGTGGGCTCTGCTCAGCACAGTTCCCTGCTTCTTGGTTGTGGGGCATGAGTAGTACCTTCCAGAGCACAGCTGTTCCCATCCAGCTGATCATGCCCCAGCAGGGAGAGCAGCTGTCAGGCATTACTGGGAACAGCTGGGCATCCCTGGCCTGGGCTAAGGGACTATGGCTTTGGGTTTAGGGCAGTGGCTGTCTTTCCTCCCATTGCCTTTGATCAGACTGGGCTGGGCTGCAGGTTTGTTCATAAACAGGAAATGGGGAGAGCACTGGGTGGTGGTGTGGGGACTGCAGGTTGGGTTTTGATGGTAACACAGGACTGTCCCTGCTTTACCCCCAGGGCCCAGGTGCAGATTGAAAACCAAGCCAATTAAATTGGTCATCCTGATGCCAGGTTGGCTGGGCACAGCCACCCCCCACTCGGGGCAGGGGCATCCCCCTGACACTTTAGCCCTCagttccccccaccaccactgcaCCTGCTTTGATGGTTACACagaaagaagtgtgtgtgtgtgtgtgtgtgtgtgtgtgtgtgtgtgtgtgtacatagacACACAAAAGCCCTGCCTGGCAGGTGGTCTCTGGTAACATAGCTAGCCTCAGAAGGAACATCTGTTGGAATTCTTTGCCTGCTGGCCTCTTCtaaggcaggaggagggggtagGACAGAGGCTGGGTCCTGGAAAATTccacaggagggaggagaggttgTGACCCTGCACATTTGTCACTAGGGGGTCTGGTACAGCAGACTGAACCAGGCCCCTGTCCTGGAGGAGCCAGGACAGTCCCACACAAGGGAGGGAAGCCCAGCCTTTCTGGCATCCAGGCCCTGGAGACATCCACATTGTCAGGACAAGGCCTGTCATCATGGGATGGATGGATGCCTTTCCTGGCAGCCATATGGCCCTGCTGAGGTGATTTGCATACAGGTGGAAGGCCTGTGGGCAGGCTGGTGAGACTGTTGCCTTGGTAACTCCTCAGCCACCCTGCAACCTACCCCAGCTGTCTCTGTCACTGCCATTCTCCAGGCCTCCTCCATTCAGGGCAGCCTTTAAAATCCCAGGCTGCCTCTCATCTCCCCTTCCCCTATACCTGGGCCCCCTGATAGTCTgcattcttcctccctcctctttcccctggcctgagccctggtcctggcccTGTGGACTAAAAACCTAATGCTGGGGGTGGGCGATGGGCTATGAGGGGAGCTGGGTTGCATGGGACCCTTCTCTCTCCTAGATTTGAACAGGCCATCCAGGCAGCCAGCCGAGTTATTCGAAAGTAAGTGCTCGGGCCTTCCTCACGCAGGCTCCCCTGCCCCGTGTGGGTGGAGTAGGCCCGGGGAGGGTGCTTTCCCAGGTCCTCCCGAAGGGGTGCACAGGGCTCTGTGGTGGAGGGGCACCCTGCATGCTCTGTGTCACAGCCCAACTCTTCAGCCCTGAggtgtctctgtttccttctgCAGTGAGCAGTTTTCTATCCGACGCTTCCAGTCCTTGCCGGTGAGTGTCCTTGAGGCCCATCAGGAGGCTCGGGCTTGCTGGCCAGAATtgtggaggggcaggagggacctGGGGTTGGTTCCCAGAGGGTAGACTTGAATCGGTTGGGTGTCCCTGGTCTGGCTGTGGGAGCTGGGGCTTTGGAGGTGGACAGGGGAGCTGGGGGagttggaggagggatgggagaAGGTAGGGCCTGGGCTGGCACCAGAGGAATGCAGCCTTCTGTACCTGCTGCCCTCCTGGCTCTCTAGGGGAGGCTTCTGGGCCACAGCCCTGTGCTACGGAACATCACCAACTCCCAAGCGCCTGGCACCTGGAGGAAGAGTGAAGCATGTGGCCGAGCTGCCCACAGCTCTAGGGAGGACAAAGAGAATGTGCGCTTCCAGAAGGCCAGAGTGGGAGCActccagggagagaagggggctTGCTGGGATGGTTCTCTGGCATTTGATCATGCACCCCCTCCGCTCCCTGTATTGCCCGCAGGATGGATTTGTCTTCAAGATGCCGGGGAAGCCCACACATCCCAGCCACACCCATGCCCTGGCAGAGTGGGCCAGCCGCAGAGAAGCCTTTGCCCAGAGGCCAAGCTCGGCTCCCGACCTGATGGTATATCAGGAGAGCTGACCCATGCAGGGCAGCATGCATGCAGGGCAGGTGCCTGTGAAGGCAGCCTGGGGGACTTGAGGGTGATCCTGAGCCCTGAGGCATTGGGAAACTTTTCTCAGAAAGTTTGGGGTGGGGACTGCCTCAGGGCCCCACCCCTGAGTCATCTGTGTCTATTCGTCACCCACACAGTGTCTCACCCCTGAGCGGAAGATGGAAGTAGAGGAACTGACTCCCCTGGCCCGATGCTGCTTCTCCCTCACCCCAACCAAGGGGGCTGCCGAGGAAGATGATGGATTCGTGGATATCCTGGAGAGTGACTTAAAGGTAAACAGCCTTGCCCTGTCAGGCCCCCTACCTCTCCCTCCCTGGGATTTCCGAAAAGGGGAGAGCTCTGAGCTCCTACAGCAAGACTATGACCTCATTTCAATGTCAGAAGAAGAATTGGAGGTAACTGAGTCACAGCCTGACCTCTGGCCAATCAGAGAAGAGGAGGTGGCTGGTGCTGCAGTGAAGGGCGGATTGGCAGGGCAGAGGGAAGCCTGGTCCTCCTGCATGGCCACACTTCTCACAGTTCTATGCAAGCCCCTGCAGCGAGTGGGGCCCTGCAGCTTCCTAGTTCTGGGGGGCTGCCCTGTGCTCGGGCAAAGCGAGGGAGGTGTGAGCAGGGTCAGGGAGGGCTGCTGGCCTGGAGTTTGCTGGGAGAACTGGGAAGGCTGTCCTGGAGGACTCGGGGCCTTAGAGGTTGGACCTTTGCCTGCGAATGTAACCATATCCTTGCTGATTTGGCCTCAGGAGGATGATGTAGTACCCCCAGGCATGGAGAGCCTCATTAGTGCCCCGCTGGTCAAgacctcagaaaaggaaaaggagcagGTGAGCCTCTGGAGAGGCCCCTCAGAATTTGGAGGGGTGGGGCCCTACCCTCCAGGTGGGATTtggggtggagagcaggggctggaaACTCTGACCCCAGACCTGCCACCTCTGCCAGGACCTCATCATGTACAGCAAGTGCCAGCGGCTCTTCCGCTCTCCATCCATGCCCTGCAGCGTGATCCGGCCCATCCTCAAGAGGCTGGAGCGGCCCCAGGACAGGGACCTGCCCATACAGAGCAAGCGGAGACGGAGCGTAACCCCTCCAGAGGAGGAGCAGCAGGAGGCTGAGGAACCCGTGAGTGCCCTCCTTCTAGGGCGGGACTGGGCTTGGCAGGGCTGAGCTGCCACCCTCCAAGTCCACCCTGCAAGTCCTTCTCAGCCGGGTTTGTGGCAGAGGACAGGGTGCAGGGAAGGGGGGTCCTAGCCAGACGGGGCACTGAGGGGCAGCCTCACCCCTGACCCTGGCTGCCACCTGCCTCACAGAAAGCCCGCGTTCTCCGCTCAAAGTCCTTGTGTCATGACGAGATTGAGAACATCCTGGACAGTGACCACCGAGAACTGATCGGGGATTACTCCAAGGTACTAGCAGTGGGATCCCTCAGGAGGCTCGATCCCTTACTGACTGTGGCCCCTGAGCCCAGCAGCTGCTTCAGcaactccctctctccccagaggCCCCTCGCTTTGTCCTTTGCATCTTATCCTTTATTCTCATCtagactcctctctctctcactctccttgATAGCCTGACTCTACCCAAATCTGTACAGGGCATCAGTGGTGTCTCAACCTTGGAAAACATTTCCAAACTATAACATCTTGCTTGGAACTTCTTTGGGCCTCATCCTGGGGCTTGCTTGGCAAAACATGGGGGCAGGAGGCGTGGGGGTTCATCTCTTCTCCCCATCTTCATTTCCCCTTGAAAGGTTGTTCCCTGGGGATCAGACCCTAGCGGCCTCTCTTGGTTGCTATGGGAACCAGAGCTGAATTTGAAGGTCAAAGCAGGTGTGGCCTTTGGGCTTGGGAAAAAACTCCATCTTTTCCATTTTACCAatctcactttctctcttccctctctctcctcttcccttcagGCCTTTCTCCTACAGACTGTGGATGGAAAGCACCAAGACCTCAAGTACATCTCACCAGAAACGGTATGCAGGCATGAGCTATTTTCTGGTGCATTTGGGACTTCTGTTTGCCTGTTAACCTCCCCTGGGGTCAGGCTACGCGCATGGGTCAGCCCCTGCCTGCCAGCCTGAACTGCTGGAACCCACCTCCGTGGCCTCCTACAGATGGTGGCCCTGCTGACAGGCAAGTTCAGCAACATCGTGGAGAGGTTTGTGATTGTGGACTGCAGATACCCCTACGAGTATGAAGGCGGGCACATCAAGGTGAGGCAGGGTGACGGGAGAGGCCCTGAAGACTCACCCAGTTCTATCCTTCCTCTGCCCGGAGGATGAATCAGTAGGGGATGGGTGCACCCTCTCATGGGATTCTGCCCCTCAAGAGGGGTGGGGTCACTCATTTGAAAGATGGGGACCGCATAGGGCAGGGTCTCCCGCCCAGGCCTAGGGCTGTGGCCTGACCTCTGGCTCCTTCGGCAGACTGCTGTGAACCTGCCTCTGGAAAGGGATGCTGAGACCTTCCTGCTACAGAGCCCCATCACACCCTGTAGCCTGGACAAGAGAATCATCCTCGTTTTCCACTGTGAATTTTCATCTGAGCGGGGGCCCCGCATGTGAGTCCCAGCTCCGCCCAGCCAGCTAGTGCTGCTCCTGACCTTCCTCGCCCAGGATTGTGGGTGCTGGAGCCATCCAATGGCTAAGAGGCCCAAGCCCAGCCATGGCCCCTTCTGGGCCTAGACCTGTTGTCTCACCTGATACCTTGGAGCAGACCTCATCCCCGCTTCCCTGTGCATGGCAccctcctcctgtctccttctCACTGTCCTTCCCAACAGGCCTCCCATCTACCCTCTGTCCAttgccgcccctcccccccaaaaccTAACTCTAAGTCTCCATCAGTGTCCTTAAAGTCCAAGGGCCCTGTCCCAGTCCTCAGTGACACTGACCCTTCCAGAGTTCAATCGTCGtttcctctctccacctcctcctcaccAAGCCTTGTCCAGACCTTCTGAATCTACCTCTTGAACTTTGTCCACTTCTCTCCTTTCTGCCTCCCTTTCTCAGCCCAGGAGAAATGTCTCTGACAGAGATTGTGCAACTGTCTTCTGGACACAGAACCCCCTTGATTTGCTTCGTTCCTTCTATCTCCCCAACCTCGTCTATACCCAGTTAGCCAGACTGATCTAAAAGTGTTCTTGTGGCTGACATTCCTCCACTCAAGCCTTCTGTGGTTCCCCAAGGCCCTCAAAGGAGTGGGCTCGGGGACCAGGTCCCCTGATGTACACCCCACTGCACGCCCAGCTCTGAACCGCACACCCCTGCTGGTCCCAGGTGCCGTTTCATCCGGGAACGGGACAGAGCCTCCAACGACTACCCCAGCCTCTACTATCCTGAGATGTATATCCTCAAAGGCGGCTACAAGGAGTTCTTCCCACAGCACCCGGTACCATGGGTGGGGGTGGCCATAGCCTCCGTGGGAGGGCTGGGCTACAGGGAAAGGGCTCGGCCAGGCGGTAGCCCTAGGAGAAGGAGTAGGGAGGACTGGGTCCCCCCCCCACCCTGGAAGTTGCCCATTTCCCCGTATTGATCAACCCATCCCATCCTGCCCTAGACCTTTTGTGAGCCTCAGGACTACCGGCCCATGAACCATGAGGCCTTCAAGGATGAGCTGAAGACCTTCCGCCTCAAGACGCGTAGCTGGGCTGGCGAGCGGAGCCGGCGGGAGCTCTGCAGCCGCCTGCAGGACCAGTGAAGTGCTGGCAACTGTCCCACCCGCCTTTCTTGCTTTGTGCGGCCTGGGCGTCAGCTGCCCGGTGGCTTACAGGGCTGAGGGTCTGCTGTCTGGGCGAAAGATGGTGAGGGTGTCCTGTCTGTCTGCCCCAGTGCTGATCCCCTGTCTCACTCCAGTCATACTCCGTATCCTGGTGACACCCACGCCCCCACCCCTGGCACCCCTGGAAGAGCCCAGCCTGCTGACTTAGTGAAATTGGATTAAGTCTAGTTCAAAGGAAGTATTTTGTGTCTAGCAGgagccttttctctttttttttttctttattgtttgggTTAACCCTTTGTCTTCCTGTATCCAGAAAAGCCCCCTTTTTTCTAGGGGCTTTGTTTGTATGTATGAGGCTGAGAGAAAGCTACAGCCCCCTAGGATGGGCCACAGCTGTACTCCTCCCTGCCCTAGGAGTCAGCACTGTGCCCCAGGCCCTCGACAGCACTCCTGAGTGTGTGCGCCatgttcccctttctcttttcctctttcctgtc
The sequence above is drawn from the Balaenoptera musculus isolate JJ_BM4_2016_0621 chromosome 15, mBalMus1.pri.v3, whole genome shotgun sequence genome and encodes:
- the CDC25B gene encoding M-phase inducer phosphatase 2 translates to MELPQPEPAAASTLSPAGVRGGAQRPGHLPGLRLGAHGLLGSPKRAAASSPVTTLTQTMHDLAGLGSETPKSQVGSLLTCLSLSRRASESSLSSESSESSDAGLCMDSPSPMDPQVVEQTFEQAIQAASRVIRNEQFSIRRFQSLPGRLLGHSPVLRNITNSQAPGTWRKSEACGRAAHSSREDKENDGFVFKMPGKPTHPSHTHALAEWASRREAFAQRPSSAPDLMCLTPERKMEVEELTPLARCCFSLTPTKGAAEEDDGFVDILESDLKEDDVVPPGMESLISAPLVKTSEKEKEQDLIMYSKCQRLFRSPSMPCSVIRPILKRLERPQDRDLPIQSKRRRSVTPPEEEQQEAEEPKARVLRSKSLCHDEIENILDSDHRELIGDYSKAFLLQTVDGKHQDLKYISPETMVALLTGKFSNIVERFVIVDCRYPYEYEGGHIKTAVNLPLERDAETFLLQSPITPCSLDKRIILVFHCEFSSERGPRMCRFIRERDRASNDYPSLYYPEMYILKGGYKEFFPQHPTFCEPQDYRPMNHEAFKDELKTFRLKTRSWAGERSRRELCSRLQDQ